A stretch of DNA from Peromyscus maniculatus bairdii isolate BWxNUB_F1_BW_parent chromosome 7, HU_Pman_BW_mat_3.1, whole genome shotgun sequence:
atttcttttttcaaagacaggtGGAAAATTGTGGGGCTACTCTGTACAGTTTTTAGAAATACTTCCAGAACGACTTAATTAAAAGGGCCTAAAATGGCCCTGTAAACAATGTCCTTGGAATGCTTGTTAGTGTCGAGATGAGGGCCATTTCCCACCTCTACTACTGTCTCTTCTGTTATCATAGTCATGGCTCCAGCCATTAGGATTCCTGTCGTCATAGTAGAAATCCTCTCGGCCTCCTCTGTAATGATAGTCAGACCCATGGTCAGAGTAGCGTTGCTCACGGCTATAGTGTCTATCTCCTAGGTAGGGGTGAGAATTCTGTCTTTTACGCTGTAATGACAGTGCATCTTGGCGCCACTGGGAGCTGGAAGACTGGTTAAAGGTATGAGCGTGTGATTGACCTGATGGCGAAAATCCCGACTGATCTGCATGTGGAGAACCAAATTTCCCAACATATGACATCTGTCTGAAAACATTGTTCAtctgagggaagaaaaaaaaatgttaactgcAAGGACTTAACAGCAAAGCCAATGTATCATTTAGTCAGTCAATGATACATAGaataaaggaaaatcaaaatcacCCTTGCCCAGATGCATCCCAAGCTGAATGTAATTAAATGTGGCCCAATACCAAAGTTTCATTCATCTTGAATGTCTACTTAAAGATACTTGAACAAAAATACTCCTTCCTTTCAAGAATATAAAAGACATCACTCAATATGACCATACTATGAATCACTGTAAGAACACATGAAGAACTAGACCCTCACTAGGAAAATCTTTGTGAAGGTGGCATACAATCTGAGTGCTAAGAAACTGATCAAAAAGAGACCATTTGCTTGGCATtggtagcccacgcctttaatcccagcactgggaggcagagccaggcagatctctgtgagctcagggccagcctgggctacagagtgagatctagggcAGGaaccaaactacacaaagaaaacctgtctcgaaaaacaaacaaacaaacagaaaccatttCAGAGGAGAAAGAAGCACATAGCAGAATCCAGAATGGGCTCTGAGAAAGACAGCTACAGCAGCAGAATAGGTCCTGCATCTTAGAAGCTGTTAAGGGTTGGTAACAAAAGCTGttcatagtggtgcacaccttcaaacccagcactctggaggcagaggcgagtatagctctgtgagttcaagggcagcctggtctacagagtgagactatctcaaaaaagaaaagaaacatcaaaaCACAGCTGATTTGAGTTTTAGGGTAGGTCTCATGGTATTACAAAAACTACTTCAGGTAAGTTGATCTAGAAGATACAtgttaaattattaaaactgtAATGATCATGTTAGTCTAAATATTTGACACAGtattaagaattaaaataaaggaCATAAAGTAATAAAACTGACTGAGAAGTGAAAAGTTATCTGATGTAACAGAAATACTTTAACCCAAGTCTTAGCAACtcaactgggggaggggggggaaacCTACTACTGCTTGCCGCTGATAATCTTCTGGAGAAGAGAAGGACCTCTGAACCATCTGCGCTGATGGAGTCACGTTACCCACAGTCCTTTCATAGCTGTAAAGAGAAAGCAAGAATGATGAGTGGTCATCCTTCAACAAATACTCAACACCAGTCACTAGTGCGGCAGTTCTCAATGATGAAAATGATTAAGACAAGCACAGCTGTTCCTATGTGTTGGATGACTGAAACAGCTGGAGGAAAGGGCAGTCTACTTTAGGTTGGCTGATCAGGACAGCCTTTCTGAAATGGAGACATTTAAAGTAAAAAGTGAGGAATGTGATTATCTGGAGGCAGAACAGGTCCTAACTGTGGGAAAGGCTAGTTAGAGAAGTCAAACTAGGAGCCTAGGAGCAAAACACAGTTCTGAACATGATGTTTTCTGGGAACACGGCAACTTTCCTCTTGCGTAACTATGGCTACCTTTACCGATATAACTGCAGACAGAGACAGCAGGGCAATGTATTGGTCCTAAGCTAATGCCATCGTTCAGAGATTTTATCACCTAGCtataaatgatataaattttAACTTGAGCAATTAGGTAGATATTTCTGAGACATTAAATTGAAAAGGTTTGGACAATTAACCATGTTTCCTCATCTTAGGGTTGATTAGAGTGGAGGTAGGAAAAAACAAGGGGCTCTCCTTTAGCTTTTCTGGGGGTCTCAGAGGAGATCGTGTGTCCAGATTCTAAGAGGGGCAAAAGTACAATTTACTTTATGCCAGCAGCGTATTAAAATAATCCACCCTAGCCTGTGATTAAAGTTAAAATAAGTGATTAGTATACTTACTCAACCCTCCCAAGAAACTCTAAGGGGGAGATCTTTGTTCCACTTAGGATACCTTTGACTGTTTTATGGAAGTGGCTGAAGAGAACATTTTGAGTGCCAACTGACAAGTGTTTACACCACTAATTGACTTCAGCTGGCAAAAAAGGTCACAGGGAGATCAATGTTTTTGTACCATTGCTTTTTATCATTCCTCCTTCCAACATTTCTCTTCAAAGCAGCCATCCAATTCTCTCTGGCTTTGGCAATGCCTTAATCCAAACCAACTTTGATCCAACAGTCCCACATGGTCACTTGCCAATAGCTTCCTAATTGgtatttctttcactgtgtcTCTTCTAACACATTCTTCTCCCACGGCAACCAAGTAActctttaaactttgaactttGTATCATCATTGTACTTAAACTATTTTAATGCTTTCTTCCTGTTTAGGATAAAATCCCCCCCAAACTTGATTGTAGCACTATGAGATGCTTACTTAGCTCTTATGTACTTCATCAAAATTCCCTACTGCCTTCATTGCACTGGCTTCTTTTAGTTCCTCATCcatctgcatcatctcctgctgTTAAAACTCTCTCAAAGCACTTTCTACATCTCTAGAGAACTAATTATAGTAATTAAGCAAGTAGCCACAAAGTACATGTGTTCATCTCAATTTGAAGCTCCACTTGGCAGTGTACCATACTGTGGCTTGATCATACCAACCAGGTTTAACTTCACACACTGCTTGCACACAGCTCAAATTTGGGCAAGTTAGCCAAAATTAACTTTCTGCACTCAAAGTAGAGACAGATAAATCCTACTTCATAGGTGCTTCGAGCAGTAACTGACGTCATACATGGAAAGGATTTGGTGAAGCATCTAAAACAAACTGAGTTAAGTAAAGACAGGACTATCTCTAACCTTCAGTAGCTACAGGGATTTCAGAGACCATTTTATTCAACTTTCTTTCCTCAAAGGATAGGACCAAGAGAAATGAGCCTAATGACTGTACAATTGGCAAAGGTAGATTTACACTCCAGTTCTATTAACTCAGCCCAGTAGTCAATATTCACTAATCAGTACTTTTAAacagcaagggaaaaaaaattatcagggATAAAGTTACTATAAAGTTAATATAACCTTTAAaagatggggggtgggtgggggtgcaCAGTATACTGCCATTAGggtaaatattttttgtttcaaTTCCTGTCTTTAACACATATGACTACAGTTGTATTTTATTTAGTGCAAAAGAACCAGTCAATCGTGCACTGAGGTCATTACCTCCGAAACTCTCTGATAAATGACTTTAATAGTGAGTGAGAAACAGTACCTGTTAGGAGATGTGGAGGTGGGGCTTAAATTTCCAACATGATGCTGGGGATATGACACACTGGCATCCTGAGAGGCGTGACTACTTCCTAAAATGAGGTAATTTCAAAAATTCTAATTGAAAACCAAAGAGTCCAACAATTTGAAATGTCTCCTCCAGTCTAAATTACCCACAAAGAGACAAATAGCTTAAAAGCAACACCAACCCCcctcaaactaaaacaaaacaaaccaccactAAAATTGTTATAGACTACCTCACAGGTTTTTAAGTAAGTAAtagcagaaaaagaaagcattccaAACAAGATACTACTTAAAGCAGAAACAGCCAATCTGGCAACGGTATTCTGATACCCATCCTATAATGTATGACTGGATGAGTTGAAAGCTTTATCTTATCCTCACAGAAGAGGAGCAACAAAATCAGTATTTGTAAATCACAAAGCACCCTGGGAAATAGCAAAATTTCAAGTATTTTCATCACTAACTCCCTATTCccaatctttaaaacaaaagtctGGTACGGAGTCAACaactacaatcccagcacttgggggtagaagcaggaggaccaagagttcaaggccagacttggctacacagtgagttcgaAGTTAGCCTAGAAtacctgaaaccctgtctcaaaaaccaaacaaacaaacaaaaactggaatagtaaaatagaaagcaaaagaaaaacaaacaagcaaaagcccCTCTCCCTATTGCCACTATTCCTGAGCCATTACCTGATCTAAACTGAATTTTGATAGGCCTCCCGAAAAGTTTGATTCCATTGAGAAGATTCATGGCGTAAGGAACGGACACTTCGTGTTTGAAATTCACGAATGCAAACTGTTTCAGTTTGCCATCTTTATCTTTTGGGATTTTCACCTTTATTACTGGCCCAGCCTGCAAAGAAAAGTATTCGTAACTTAAACAAGG
This window harbors:
- the Rbm7 gene encoding RNA-binding protein 7 isoform X1, which gives rise to MGAAAAEADRTLFVGNLETKVTEELLFELFHQAGPVIKVKIPKDKDGKLKQFAFVNFKHEVSVPYAMNLLNGIKLFGRPIKIQFRSGSSHASQDASVSYPQHHVGNLSPTSTSPNSYERTVGNVTPSAQMVQRSFSSPEDYQRQAVMNNVFRQMSYVGKFGSPHADQSGFSPSGQSHAHTFNQSSSSQWRQDALSLQRKRQNSHPYLGDRHYSREQRYSDHGSDYHYRGGREDFYYDDRNPNGWSHDYDNRRDSSRGGKWPSSRH
- the Rbm7 gene encoding RNA-binding protein 7 isoform X2; this encodes MNLLNGIKLFGRPIKIQFRSGSSHASQDASVSYPQHHVGNLSPTSTSPNSYERTVGNVTPSAQMVQRSFSSPEDYQRQAVMNNVFRQMSYVGKFGSPHADQSGFSPSGQSHAHTFNQSSSSQWRQDALSLQRKRQNSHPYLGDRHYSREQRYSDHGSDYHYRGGREDFYYDDRNPNGWSHDYDNRRDSSRGGKWPSSRH
- the Rbm7 gene encoding RNA-binding protein 7 isoform X3 codes for the protein MGAAAAEADRTLFVGNLETKVTEELLFELFHQAGPVIKVKIPKDKDGKLKQFAFVNFKHEVSVPYAMNLLNGIKLFGRPIKIQFRSGSSHASQDASVSYPQHHVGNLSPTSTSPNSYERTVGNVTPSAQMVQRSFSSPEDYQRQAVVDEQCFQTDVICWEIWFSTCRSVGIFAIRSITRSYL